The Procambarus clarkii isolate CNS0578487 chromosome 24, FALCON_Pclarkii_2.0, whole genome shotgun sequence genome includes a region encoding these proteins:
- the LOC123761699 gene encoding protein amalgam isoform X5 — MMESRLTLLLLAALLATAHAQSDDGVYEYDEYDNSNTNDYNEPDDYPELDVSPTFITNAQQFSVELGGDITFPCAVENLGSHLVMFKHIMNSGENKLLFVGDIALKPSVKFTKNGNSFVLNGVARRHAGKYVCRIETSPATELTHTLDVQYPATVRRVSPEVQRVVQGSSVTLECVAEGNPPAAINWSRQQGHLPSGAQSEESSLQGLSITLENVDRHVEGTYICTASNGIGDPSSASMTVEVEYPPEVITEQAILHTGEGDEAKLMCIVHGRPPPHVSWGKDGKPINPDYHITEHDSLHRHTLTISKVREEDFGDYTCTAENSQGQKANTLRLTGLPKTPKMTSSPSGGEKTSYTLTWETESYTPIAQYRLQYRKFKPNITKQAPGMWIDRLHSPKPSEGNLTGPIHHMSHAIEMLEPATDYEATVAVENKFGWSGTSDVFQFCTRKEDPTTTTTTTTTTTTLAPEPENIAPVMEEVAFGQSANGCGTNTLNMALLTLVLSAFLS, encoded by the exons CGCACGCACAGAGCGATGATGGTGTGTACGAGTATGATGAATACGATAATTCCAACACCAACGACTATAACGAGCCGGACGACTACCCGGAGCTGGACGTTTCGCCAACCTTCATTACTAACGCCCAACAGTTCTCCGTTGAACTTGGAGGCGACATTACCTTCCCCTGTGCCGTCGAAAACCTTG GAAGCCACCTGGTTATGTTTAAACACATCATGAACAGTGGGGAAAACAAGCTGTTATTCGTCGGGGATATTGCC TTGAAACCTTCTGTAAAGTTCACCAAGAATGGAAATTCATTTGTTTTGAATGGGGTGGCCAGACGACATGCTGGGAAATATGTGTGCCGCATTGAGACTTCCCCGGCCACtgagctcacacacacacttgatgtcCAGTATCCAGCAACG GTAAGACGTGTAAGTCCAGAGGTACAGCGAGTGGTTCAAGGTTCAAGTGTGACATTAGAATGTGTAGCAGAGGGCAACCCACCTGCTGCCATTAATTGGAGCCGTCAGCAAGGACACCTACCTTCTGGAGCACAATCTGAAGAG TCATCATTACAGGGCCTGAGTATCACCCTGGAAAATGTGGACCGTCATGTTGAGGGGACGTACATCTGCACAGCCTCAAATGGTATTGGAGACCCATCATCTGCTTCAATGACCGTTGAAGTTGAATACCCTCCAGAAGTCATCACTGAGCAA GCTATTCTTCACACTGGTGAAGGGGATGAGGCTAAACTGATGTGCATTGTCCATGGTCGTCCACCTCCACATGTTTCCTGGGGCAAGGATGGCAAACCCATTAACCCTGactaccacatcactgaacatgatagcctccaccgccacacactcACCATCAGCAAAGTAAGGGAAGAGGACTTTGGTGACTACACCTGCACAGCGGAAAATAGCCAAGGCCAAAAGGCCAACACACTCAGACTGACTG GTCTGCCTAAAACCCCTAAAATGACAAGCAGCCCCTCTGGTGGTGAGAAGACCTCTTACACACTCACATGGGAGACAGAAAGCTACACACCTATTGCCCAGTATCGTCTTCAGTACCGAAAATTTAAG CCAAACATCACAAAGCAGGCTCCAGGAATGTGGATCGACAGGCTGCATTCTCCGAAGCCATCAGAGGGAAACCTTACTGGTCCTATTCACCATATGAGCCATGCTATCGAGATGCTTGAGCCTGCTACCGACTACGAAGCAACAGTTGCCGTTGAAAACAAGTTTGGGTGGTCGGGGACTTCGGATGTCTTCCAGTTCTGCACAAGAAAAG AAGaccctaccactactactactaccactaccactaccacgacCCTGGCCCCGGAACCCGAGAACATCGCTCCTGTGATGGAAG